In Equus caballus isolate H_3958 breed thoroughbred chromosome 7, TB-T2T, whole genome shotgun sequence, one DNA window encodes the following:
- the ACSBG2 gene encoding long-chain-fatty-acid--CoA ligase ACSBG2 isoform X1, which produces MSDTKVTPRLWTSHRDGEVLLRISKHGPGHETPMTIPELFRESVSRFGAYPALASKNSEEWEVLNFNQYYEACRKAARALIKLGLERFHGVGILGFNSVEWFVSSLGAILAGGLCVGIYATNSPEACQYVITQAKVNILLVENDEQLQKILSIPQSSLETLKAIIQYKLPMKESSANNLYSWDDFMELGSSIPDSQLDRIMESQRANQCAVLIYTSGTVGPPKGVMLSHDNITWTAGAAARDNRLSHAAEKQEVVVSYLPLSHIAAQMMDIWIPMKVGAVTYFAQPDALKGTLVSTLQEVKPTTFLGVPRVWEKMQDKIKESGAKSSSLRKKVFSWARATGLKVNKKRMLGPYDIPMSYRMAKALVFSKVRSALGLDHCHSFISGAAPLSHETSEFFLSLDIPIGEMYGMSESSGPHTTSNYDNYRVLSCGKIMSGCKNMLYQQSKDSTGEICMWGRHVFMGYLEKEEATLEVLDEEGWLHTGDLGHMDNEGFLYITGRIKEILITAGGENVAPIPIENLVKEKIPIVSHAMLVGDKARFLSILLTLKCEVDGTSGEPLDRLSGEAIKFCQNLGSQASTVTEVLELRDPLVYKAIQQGIDAVNQEAVSNAQKIQKWVILARDFSISGGELGPTTKIRRHYISEKYKRQIDNLYH; this is translated from the exons ATGAGTGACACAAAAG TTACTCCCAGGCTGTGGACCAGTCATCGAGATGGAGAGGTCCTTCTCCGGATCTCCAAACACGGGCCAGGCCACGAGACCCCGATGACCATCCCTGAACTTTTTCGGGAGTCAGTCAGTCGCTTTGGGGCTTATCCAGCCCTCGCCTCAAAGAACAGCGAAGAGTGGGAAGTTCTGAATTTCAACCAGTACTATGAGGCTTGTCGGAAGGCTGCGAGAGCCCTGATCAAG CTCGGCTTGGAGCGCTTCCATGGAGTCGGCATCCTGGGGTTCAACTCTGTCGAGTGGTTCGTTTCTTCCCTTGGTGCCATCTTAGCAGG GGGCCTTTGTGTTGGCATTTATGCCACCAACTCCCCGGAGGCTTGTCAATACGTCATCACTCAGGCCAAAGTGAACATCCTGCTGGTTGAGAACGATGAGCAGCTACAGAAAATCCTTTCG ATTCCGCAGAGCAGCCTGGAGACCCTAAAAGCCATCATCCAGTACAAGCTGCCAATGAAGGAGAGCAGCGCTAACAACCTGTACTCT TGGGATGACTTCATGGAGCTGGGCAGCAGCATCCCCGACTCCCAGCTGGACCGCATCATGGAGAGCCAGCGGGCCAATCAGTGCGCGGTGCTCATCTACACTTCTGGGACGGTGGGCCCTCCCAAGGGCGTCATGCTGAGCCACGACAAT ATCACGTGGACAGCCGGGGCGGCAGCAAGGGACAACCGCCTGTCTCACGCTGCAGAAAAGCAGGAGGTGGTGGTCAGCTACCTGCCCCTCAGCCACATTGCAGCTCAGATGATGGATATCTGGATTCCCATGAAGGTTGGGGCAGTCACGTACTTTGCTCAGCCGGACGCGCTCAAG GGCACCTTGGTCAGCACTCTGCAAGAGGTCAAGCCGACAACCTTCCTGGGGGTGCCCCGAGTTTGGGAGAAGATGCAGGACAAGATAAAGGAAAGTGGTGCTAAATCCTCCAGCTTGAGGAAGAAGGTGTTTTCATGGGCAAGAGCGACTGGCTTAAAGGTCAACAAAAAAAGGATGCTTGG GCCATATGACATTCCCATGAGCTACCGCATGGCCAAGGCCCTCGTGTTCAGCAAAGTCCGGAGTGCCCTTGGCCTCGATCATTGCCACTCCTTTATCAGCGGGGCCGCGCCCCTCAGCCATGAGACCTCCGAGTTCTTTCTGAGCCTGGACATACCTATAGGCGAGATGTATGGTATGAGCGAGAGCTCAGGACCCCACACCACGTCCAACTATGATAACTACAGGGTTCTAAG CTGCGGCAAGATCATGAGTGGGTGCAAGAACATGCTGTACCAGCAGAGCAAGGACAGCACAGGGGAGATCTGCATGTGGGGCCGGCACGTCTTCATGGGTTACCTCGAAAAGGAGGAGGCCACCCTGGAGGTGCTCGACGAGGAAGGTTGGCTGCACACCGGGGACCTCGGCCACATGGACAACGAGGGTTTCCTCTATATCACCGGTCGCATCAAAG AAATCCTCATCACGGCTGGCGGCGAGAACGTGGCCCCCATTCCCATCGAGAACCTGGTCAAGGAGAAGATCCCCATCGTCAGCCACGCCATGTTGGTGGGGGACAAGGCAAGGTTCTTGAGCATCCTGCTGACGCTGAAG TGCGAGGTTGACGGGACGAGCGGAGAGCCGCTGGACAGACTGAGCGGGGAGGCGATCAAGTTCTGCCAGAACCTGGGCAGCCAGGCGTCCACCGTGACCGAGGTCCTGGAGCTGCGCGACCCGCTGGTCTACAAGGCCATCCAGCAAGGGATCGATGCCGTGAACCAGGAGGCCGTCTCCAACGCACAGAAGATTCAGAAGTGGGTCATCCTGGCCAGGGACTTCTCCATCAGCGGCGGAGAGCTGG GTCCGACGACAAAGATTAGGCGACACTACATAAGTGAGAAATACAAAAGGCAAATCGACAACTTGTACCACTGA
- the ACSBG2 gene encoding long-chain-fatty-acid--CoA ligase ACSBG2 isoform X2 produces MTIPELFRESVSRFGAYPALASKNSEEWEVLNFNQYYEACRKAARALIKLGLERFHGVGILGFNSVEWFVSSLGAILAGGLCVGIYATNSPEACQYVITQAKVNILLVENDEQLQKILSIPQSSLETLKAIIQYKLPMKESSANNLYSWDDFMELGSSIPDSQLDRIMESQRANQCAVLIYTSGTVGPPKGVMLSHDNITWTAGAAARDNRLSHAAEKQEVVVSYLPLSHIAAQMMDIWIPMKVGAVTYFAQPDALKGTLVSTLQEVKPTTFLGVPRVWEKMQDKIKESGAKSSSLRKKVFSWARATGLKVNKKRMLGPYDIPMSYRMAKALVFSKVRSALGLDHCHSFISGAAPLSHETSEFFLSLDIPIGEMYGMSESSGPHTTSNYDNYRVLSCGKIMSGCKNMLYQQSKDSTGEICMWGRHVFMGYLEKEEATLEVLDEEGWLHTGDLGHMDNEGFLYITGRIKEILITAGGENVAPIPIENLVKEKIPIVSHAMLVGDKARFLSILLTLKCEVDGTSGEPLDRLSGEAIKFCQNLGSQASTVTEVLELRDPLVYKAIQQGIDAVNQEAVSNAQKIQKWVILARDFSISGGELGPTTKIRRHYISEKYKRQIDNLYH; encoded by the exons ATGACCATCCCTGAACTTTTTCGGGAGTCAGTCAGTCGCTTTGGGGCTTATCCAGCCCTCGCCTCAAAGAACAGCGAAGAGTGGGAAGTTCTGAATTTCAACCAGTACTATGAGGCTTGTCGGAAGGCTGCGAGAGCCCTGATCAAG CTCGGCTTGGAGCGCTTCCATGGAGTCGGCATCCTGGGGTTCAACTCTGTCGAGTGGTTCGTTTCTTCCCTTGGTGCCATCTTAGCAGG GGGCCTTTGTGTTGGCATTTATGCCACCAACTCCCCGGAGGCTTGTCAATACGTCATCACTCAGGCCAAAGTGAACATCCTGCTGGTTGAGAACGATGAGCAGCTACAGAAAATCCTTTCG ATTCCGCAGAGCAGCCTGGAGACCCTAAAAGCCATCATCCAGTACAAGCTGCCAATGAAGGAGAGCAGCGCTAACAACCTGTACTCT TGGGATGACTTCATGGAGCTGGGCAGCAGCATCCCCGACTCCCAGCTGGACCGCATCATGGAGAGCCAGCGGGCCAATCAGTGCGCGGTGCTCATCTACACTTCTGGGACGGTGGGCCCTCCCAAGGGCGTCATGCTGAGCCACGACAAT ATCACGTGGACAGCCGGGGCGGCAGCAAGGGACAACCGCCTGTCTCACGCTGCAGAAAAGCAGGAGGTGGTGGTCAGCTACCTGCCCCTCAGCCACATTGCAGCTCAGATGATGGATATCTGGATTCCCATGAAGGTTGGGGCAGTCACGTACTTTGCTCAGCCGGACGCGCTCAAG GGCACCTTGGTCAGCACTCTGCAAGAGGTCAAGCCGACAACCTTCCTGGGGGTGCCCCGAGTTTGGGAGAAGATGCAGGACAAGATAAAGGAAAGTGGTGCTAAATCCTCCAGCTTGAGGAAGAAGGTGTTTTCATGGGCAAGAGCGACTGGCTTAAAGGTCAACAAAAAAAGGATGCTTGG GCCATATGACATTCCCATGAGCTACCGCATGGCCAAGGCCCTCGTGTTCAGCAAAGTCCGGAGTGCCCTTGGCCTCGATCATTGCCACTCCTTTATCAGCGGGGCCGCGCCCCTCAGCCATGAGACCTCCGAGTTCTTTCTGAGCCTGGACATACCTATAGGCGAGATGTATGGTATGAGCGAGAGCTCAGGACCCCACACCACGTCCAACTATGATAACTACAGGGTTCTAAG CTGCGGCAAGATCATGAGTGGGTGCAAGAACATGCTGTACCAGCAGAGCAAGGACAGCACAGGGGAGATCTGCATGTGGGGCCGGCACGTCTTCATGGGTTACCTCGAAAAGGAGGAGGCCACCCTGGAGGTGCTCGACGAGGAAGGTTGGCTGCACACCGGGGACCTCGGCCACATGGACAACGAGGGTTTCCTCTATATCACCGGTCGCATCAAAG AAATCCTCATCACGGCTGGCGGCGAGAACGTGGCCCCCATTCCCATCGAGAACCTGGTCAAGGAGAAGATCCCCATCGTCAGCCACGCCATGTTGGTGGGGGACAAGGCAAGGTTCTTGAGCATCCTGCTGACGCTGAAG TGCGAGGTTGACGGGACGAGCGGAGAGCCGCTGGACAGACTGAGCGGGGAGGCGATCAAGTTCTGCCAGAACCTGGGCAGCCAGGCGTCCACCGTGACCGAGGTCCTGGAGCTGCGCGACCCGCTGGTCTACAAGGCCATCCAGCAAGGGATCGATGCCGTGAACCAGGAGGCCGTCTCCAACGCACAGAAGATTCAGAAGTGGGTCATCCTGGCCAGGGACTTCTCCATCAGCGGCGGAGAGCTGG GTCCGACGACAAAGATTAGGCGACACTACATAAGTGAGAAATACAAAAGGCAAATCGACAACTTGTACCACTGA